In Nyctibius grandis isolate bNycGra1 chromosome 6, bNycGra1.pri, whole genome shotgun sequence, a single genomic region encodes these proteins:
- the CFAP96 gene encoding cilia-and flagella-associated protein 96 isoform X2 has product MPEKEKSDMERIGLFSEMGYVTIGDKYVSHYMRSFREAASKNRQKLPMGSKTSSALQTGYFEPQFVRIFVGEAYSNPVQLRRRYRLAESKKNVGKAFLPSNGDKLPCGLGSYYGTIGGSYAYFSPQLKARDKYIPPGQNFYTNPGKKGTGYGYANLTIGKQYPHESDGYEAERINAKKAQEEHKRLLKGGPFKLNLYPQEYFDVNPYLHDRPLPPVKNLPPRKPIAPPFKPSSPAKKSGGMKGGTFDPYPSHSADPYVIKKSKAVTTNEERKIFHPPPGPKSRPVTSIITLNVTRSLNVKNYKTAQLTSY; this is encoded by the exons ATgcctgagaaagagaaaagtgatATGGAGAGGATTGGCCTCTTCAGTGAAATGGGTTATGTTACCATTGGAGATAAATATGTATCACATTATATGC GGTCTTTTAGGGAAGCTGCGAGCAAGAACAGACAGAAGTTACCTATGGGGTCCAAAACATCATCAGCTCTGCAGACAGGTTATTTTGAGCCTCAGTTTGTGAGGATTTTCGTTGGTGAAGCCTACTCAAATCCTGTTCAGCTAAGAAGACGCTATAGATTGGcagaatcaaagaaaaatgtgggcAAAGCTTTTCTTCCCAGTAATGGAGACAAATTGCC ATGTGGACTTGGCAGCTATTATGGAACCATAGGAGGCTCGTATGCATACTTCAGTCCACAACTGAAAGCCAGAGATAAATACATTCCTCCTGGACAAAATTTCTATACTAATCCAGGAAAGAAAGGAACTGGATATGG TTATGCAAACCTTACCATAGGTAAACAATATCCACATGAATCTGATGGGTATGAAGCAGAAAGAATAAATGCAAAG aaagcGCAAGAGGAACATAAACGGTTGCTTAAAGGAGGGCCTTTCAAGTTAAATCTATATCCCCAGGAGTATTTTGACGTGAATCCCTATTTACATGACAGACCTTTGCCACCTGTGAAGAATCTACCTCCAAGGAAGCCAATTGCACCACCTTTCAAACCGAGTTCTCCTGCTAAAAAG tcagggGGCATGAAAGGAGGCACATTTGATCCTTACCCAAGCCATTCTGCTGACCcttatgtaattaaaaaatctaAGGCTGTCACAACTAATGAAGAACGGAAGATTTTTCATCCTCCTCCTGGACCAAAAAGCAGACCTGTTACAAGCATAATAACTTTAAATGTCACAAG ATCATTAAATGTAAAGAACTACAAGACTGCACAGCTGACATCTTATTAG
- the CFAP96 gene encoding cilia-and flagella-associated protein 96 isoform X1, whose product MPEKEKSDMERIGLFSEMGYVTIGDKYVSHYMRSFREAASKNRQKLPMGSKTSSALQTGYFEPQFVRIFVGEAYSNPVQLRRRYRLAESKKNVGKAFLPSNGDKLPCGLGSYYGTIGGSYAYFSPQLKARDKYIPPGQNFYTNPGKKGTGYGYANLTIGKQYPHESDGYEAERINAKKAQEEHKRLLKGGPFKLNLYPQEYFDVNPYLHDRPLPPVKNLPPRKPIAPPFKPSSPAKKSGGMKGGTFDPYPSHSADPYVIKKSKAVTTNEERKIFHPPPGPKSRPVTSIITLNVTRSAGSSAATLGVSANKNDACTISRALSPQEE is encoded by the exons ATgcctgagaaagagaaaagtgatATGGAGAGGATTGGCCTCTTCAGTGAAATGGGTTATGTTACCATTGGAGATAAATATGTATCACATTATATGC GGTCTTTTAGGGAAGCTGCGAGCAAGAACAGACAGAAGTTACCTATGGGGTCCAAAACATCATCAGCTCTGCAGACAGGTTATTTTGAGCCTCAGTTTGTGAGGATTTTCGTTGGTGAAGCCTACTCAAATCCTGTTCAGCTAAGAAGACGCTATAGATTGGcagaatcaaagaaaaatgtgggcAAAGCTTTTCTTCCCAGTAATGGAGACAAATTGCC ATGTGGACTTGGCAGCTATTATGGAACCATAGGAGGCTCGTATGCATACTTCAGTCCACAACTGAAAGCCAGAGATAAATACATTCCTCCTGGACAAAATTTCTATACTAATCCAGGAAAGAAAGGAACTGGATATGG TTATGCAAACCTTACCATAGGTAAACAATATCCACATGAATCTGATGGGTATGAAGCAGAAAGAATAAATGCAAAG aaagcGCAAGAGGAACATAAACGGTTGCTTAAAGGAGGGCCTTTCAAGTTAAATCTATATCCCCAGGAGTATTTTGACGTGAATCCCTATTTACATGACAGACCTTTGCCACCTGTGAAGAATCTACCTCCAAGGAAGCCAATTGCACCACCTTTCAAACCGAGTTCTCCTGCTAAAAAG tcagggGGCATGAAAGGAGGCACATTTGATCCTTACCCAAGCCATTCTGCTGACCcttatgtaattaaaaaatctaAGGCTGTCACAACTAATGAAGAACGGAAGATTTTTCATCCTCCTCCTGGACCAAAAAGCAGACCTGTTACAAGCATAATAACTTTAAATGTCACAAG
- the UFSP2 gene encoding ufm1-specific protease 2 has protein sequence MRPASAPAASLTDVVILEAMDILFRIRGGLDLAFQLATTDEASTKKALGYVFSDLANKLSSDVLVLRICHSSVYVWPNTGMNTVPELTDDSACKEIRRFIQFDQEDETKRKLGKKKDKKLQDTQQIVNIDLMLEMTSSLAALAPVIERENKGHHYINMTLPVDVVVSVSPEETWGKVQNLLVKAIHRQLTDMEGCIMKYMKGTSIVVPEQFHFMLPGKNHLVTVSYPTGISDDQLESYRKELHGLFNLPCDRPYFKRANAYHFPNEPYKDGYLRNPHLHLNSPGTESGMVYLVHGVYSYHHYMQDRIDDSGWGCAYRSLQTICSWFKHQGYIDTPIPTHKEIQQALVDAGDKPAAFVGSRQWIGSIEVQLVLNQLFGITSKILFVSQGSELALQGRELANHFKTEGTPVMIGGGILAHTILGVAWNEITGHIKYLILDPHYTGGEDMHVILEKGWCGWKGPEFWNKDAYYNLCLPQRPKAI, from the exons ATGCGGCCGGCCTCGGCGCCCGCGGCGTCGCTGACGGACGTG gTAATTCTAGAAGCTATGGACATACTCTTTAGAATAAGAGGAGGCTTGGATCTTGCATTTCAGCTGGCAACTACTGATG AGGCATCAACAAAAAAGGCATTAGGATATGTTTTCAGTGATCTTGCAAACAAACTGTCCTCAGATGTTCTTGTATTAAGAATTTGCCACAGTTCAGTCTATGTGTGGCCTAACACTGGTATGAACACTGTTCCAGAGCTGACTGATGATTCTGCTTGTAAGGAGATAAGACGATTTATACA ATTTGATCAAGAGGATGAGACCAAACGAAagcttggcaaaaaaaaggataaaaagttACAAGATACG cagcagataGTCAATATAGACCTCATGTTGGAAATGACATCGTCGTTAGCTGCTTTGGCTCCTGtcattgaaagagaaaataagggACACCACTACATTAATATGACATTACCAGTTGATGTTGTTGTCTCTGTTTCTCCAGAGGAAACGTGGGGAAA GGTACAGAATCTCCTGGTAAAAGCAATTCACAGGCAATTAACTGACATGGAAGGATGTATCATGAAATATATGAAGGGAACATCAATTGTGGTACCAGAACAATTTCATTTCATGTTACCAGGAAAAAATCACCTTGTAACAGTCTCGTATCCCACAGGTATTTCAGATGATCAGCTGGAAAGTTACAGAAAG GAATTACATGGCTTATTCAATCTCCCTTGTGACAGACCATATTTCAAGAGAGCAAATGCTTATCATTTTCCAAATGAACCATATAAGGATGGATATCTCAGAAATCCCCATTTACATCTTAATTCACCTGGTACAGAGTCTGGTATG GTTTATTTAGTACATGGCGTATATAGTTATCACCACTATATGCAGGATCGGATCGATGACAGTGGTTGGGGCTGTGCCTATCGGTCTTTGCAGACAATCTGTTCTTGGTTCAAACACCAAGGTTACATTGATACACCTATACCGACACACAAAGAAATTCAACAG GCACTGGTTGATGCTGGAGACAAGCCTGCAGCATTTGTTGGGTCACGGCAATGGATTGGTTCAATTGAGGTACAGCTTGTTTTGAATCAGCTTTTTGGAATAacatcaaaaatattatttgtcaG CCAGGGTTCTGAACTAGCATTGCAGGGAAGAGAGCTTGCTAATCATTTCAAGACTGAAGGAACTCCAGTTATGATTG GTGGTGGTATTTTGGCTCACACGATATTAGGAGTGGCTTGGAATGAGATTACAGGGcacataaaatatttgattCTAGACCCACATTACACTGGAGGAGAAGATATGCATGTTATTTTGGAAAAG GGCTGGTGTGGATGGAAGGGCCCAGAGTTTTGGAACAAGGATGCCTATTATAACCTGTGCCTACCTCAACGACCAAAAGCTATTTAA